DNA from Halorarum salinum:
GGCGCTCGTCGAGGGCGGCGTCACCGCGCTGGAGGTGACCGCCGACACGGCCGGATCGACCGAGATGATCCGGACGCTCGCCGGGGAACTGGGCGACGAGGTGCTCGTCGGGGCGGGGACGGTGCTCGACGCCGCGACGGCACAGTCGGCCATCGCGGCCGGCGCGGAGTTCGTCGTCTCCCCCTCGTTCCACGAGGACGTGGTGGAGACGTGCAACCGGTACGGCGTCCTCGTCGCGCCGGGCGTCATGACTCCGACCGAGGCCGTCGAGGCGTACGAGGCGGGCGCGGACGTGGTGAAGGTGTTCCCCGCGGCCACGCTCGGGCCCGACCACCTCGCCGCGATGAAGGGCCCGCTCCCCCAGATCCCGATGCTTCCGACGGGCGGCGTCTCGCCCGAAAACGCGGGCGACTACGTCGAGGCCGGGGCGCTCGCGGTCGGCGCCGGGTCCGCGCTCGTGGACCGCGACGCGGTCGAGGCCGGCGAGTTCGGGGCGATCACCGAGCGTGCGCGGACGTTCCGCGGCGTGGTCGAGGACGCGCGGTAGCCCGGCGTCAGGTCACCACCCCCCGGCCGGCTGAAAGGCTCAAACGTCCCTTTCACATTCCCGAGGAGTTAGGACGTCGGGGGAGAACCGACCTCCATGCGTCGAAGACACGTACTCGTCGTCGTCGTCGCCGTCGCCCTCGCGCTCGTGCTCGCCGGCTGTTCGGGCGCGGGCAACGACGGCAACGGCGGCGGCGGACCGAACCTCGCGGGCGACCACGCCGACACGGGCGCCCCCGAGTCGACCCAGTCCGGCGACGGGGCTGGCGGCGACGACGGCGGCGGGAGCGCCGACGTGGGTGCGAACGTCCAGAACCGGGAGATCATCTACACCGCCGAGGTGCGACTCGAGGTCGACGACTACGACGCCGCGCGGGAGAACCTGACCGCGGCGGCCCGCGAGCGCGGCGGCTACGTCGGCGACGCGAACCGGCAGGTCCGCGGGAGCGGCAACGACACGTTCGTCGTCGGCACGGTCACGCTCCGGGT
Protein-coding regions in this window:
- a CDS encoding bifunctional 4-hydroxy-2-oxoglutarate aldolase/2-dehydro-3-deoxy-phosphogluconate aldolase, which gives rise to MSTLDALRESGVVAVLRGAESETVVDTAEALVEGGVTALEVTADTAGSTEMIRTLAGELGDEVLVGAGTVLDAATAQSAIAAGAEFVVSPSFHEDVVETCNRYGVLVAPGVMTPTEAVEAYEAGADVVKVFPAATLGPDHLAAMKGPLPQIPMLPTGGVSPENAGDYVEAGALAVGAGSALVDRDAVEAGEFGAITERARTFRGVVEDAR